TTTGATCATCTTGAAGCTAATTAGCATCATACTATCTACGGTGCTGAACAAATAATAGAAAGTGCTTGTGCAAGAGCACTGGAACTCAGTAAGTTCGGCCTCACAAACATCCACCCTACAGCTTTTTCTTTATCTCAGATCAACTATACAGATTTACTTATCACAAGTCTAAATGAAGATGTTCGATGTCGTTTAATTATAGGTTAACCAGTTAGATATTTTTAAGTACTCCAAAGAATATGATCGGGGAAAGAAGTGCTTATGAAGCTCCTTCTTAACACTTACTAACGCTTGTGTTGATATTGTTTGCTTGATGGTGAAGGCATCTGCTGATCCTGGCATCGCAATGGTTTTTTAGCATTACAAGATACCACTGTCTCCTTTTCTTGGAATCTTGCTTTGTGGTGTCTCATGTTTCGCCAAGGAGGCGACGACCGCTTGCCAGAATTATTTGAAGATGTAGCTTCTATTTCATCGGAACTTTTGGGGTCGTGAGAATTTGTAAGACTGTCATGTTTTTCAGCCTCAACAGTCTGGTTGGCAACAGGACTGCATCTATTCTGAGATGAATGTTGCACAGCATAAAATGAATTGCCATTaccatcttcatgggcttctgcACCTTCCGCAGACTGCTCAacttgttttcttttattttggagtACACAATCTTTATTGGGTGCAATATCACAATTCAGACCAAAAGATGCCTTTTCAGTGATTACACCCTCAGGACAAGCGCCACTTTTAGCATTTGTTTTCTGCTTCTTCCTCTGCTGACCAGGTTCTAGATCCTTATGAGAAAGATTATATGTATCGGACTGATGGTTACCTTGCCTTTTGGAAGCATCACACCCATTCAGCTGACCCTCTTCAGGATGTACATCACTTGTATCATTTGTTCTCTGCTTTTCCCTCTGCTCACCAGGTTCTTCACCCTTATGAGAAAGGTCATCTGCTTCAGACTGACCTTGCCTTTTGGATGTATTATGCTCATTCGAGTGATCCTTGCTATTGGTAGCTGTTTGCTGTTTTCCAGTAGATTGTTCATGGTGTTCCTTTGGGAATTGCTGTGTGCCAAGGAAAGCAGATAGGTTCTTCCTAGCTTCCAAATATGTTTTTTTAGCCTTTTGATATGCTTCACTAGCTTTAGTATAGAAGCATAAAGGGCAATAAAACTGGCCAGAAACATCAAATGTCACTGATGACCCAAAACAGCTTTCATGAGAAACTAATGAGCAGCTGCTACATTTCAGCAACTGGCCATCTTTACCACATTTTATGCATAAATCTTGTTCCGTAAAGCCCTGAGTGGAACCATTGGCATCTTTATCCTGACTACAGGACGGCATATTGCCCATCAATGATAGAAGACAAGCGGCTGCAAACCCACTGGGACTGTCATTGGAGCGGTGCACATTTGATGTCGCATTGCAGCAAGGAGAAACTAGAGCAGTCTTCCTACCATAGGATGTATTATTTTCCAAGATGTTGCCGTCATCATGTAGTGCTGGATTGGCTTTGTCAGCAAAACTGACTTCCAGAAGAACCTTATCTTTCTTCTCCTTAAACAATGTAGAAGGCCCTGTGGCATTCTCTTGTAGAAGGTTGGTTTCAGATTTATCTCCTTGAACAGCCCCATTGCAGCTAACAGAAGGTACAACACCAGCAGTTCGCAGATTCCGTTCATTATGACCAGAATCCTTTTCCACTGTCTCAATCCTAGCACTACCCTCATCCAAAACATGACTTGCTTTCTCACTGCTGTCATGTTGCAGTGAACTCCTTCGAGTTTTTCTGCCATGTAGTTCTGCAATTACGCCTGTACCATCCACAGTAACAAACTCAGGCAAGGATCTTGTTTCAGATGTAGTTGCCAGTAAAGCATCAGTGCTTCTGTCAGAATCTGGAGCCACCGTAGCCTGCATGGTCAATCCTTCATGGCTGAGATTCTTTGATAAATGAATGTTGGTGCCATTACCATGTGATCTCTCTCCATCATTATCATGGAATGAATTTTTGTACTTGTCTCCACAGGATTCTTGTTGAAGAATGGTAGTTGGACTCTTTTCTTGGGACATGGTAGTCTCCGCCGCAACCTGCTTTGACATAAGTCCAGTATTACCTCGAAGCAAAGTAGCACTGCAGGTAGCTGAAGCAGGCTCGGCTGTAATGGGCATGTTTCTATTATCACTACTTGGACTCGTTTGTGCGGATCTGACACTGACACCAACACCAATAGTATCTTCTTGAGGGCGGTCGTAACACCGCGTAGATGGTTCATGGAAATCGGGAGTTGGCACCATAGGATCCTTCTGCACATTTCTTGTGAAAGTTTCGCTCACAAAATCGGTTACACTCTCTCGCTGAAGATCAGAACTATCTGTAGGGCACCCATGCCTCTCAGCATTTACATCATGATCCGGGTTGATACTGCACAGCGACTGGTcaatgccattgttcttgccaccCTTCTCCACTGGGGGCGGTGGGACCATACACGTGATGTCTGTGTTCACTTCTCTAAGCTGAACATAAAACGAGAAGATTAATCATACGTGAAGCGAGTCTTTTTATTTTCAGTTTTGAGAATAATTTTTTTGACATACCAGCTCAAAAGAAGTTTCTGGTAAAGCAGGTGTCTTGATGCATATAAACTTTTGGATATCCTTGCCAAAAGGCAGAAGCATATCTTTCTCCAAGCTTCCTGAACTACCAACCTGCAGATATTACATTCATGTAAAGCAAAAAACTCAAAAACATCTGGACACTAGCTAAATAGCAGCATGTATTAGCTACCACAAATTAAAGACACCAGAGCATATGATGATTGTTTCGCCAAGGTACAAGGAGTGGTAATCATAAAAGAGCACCGGACATAACCATTAGAAACATGCATAATTATGTGATGTGCAATATCTAACGGCATCCCTGCTCCTTACACAAGTTAAAGAATTTAAATATTCAACTGTAAAGTGATGCTGTTATGATCTGTAGGGACATCGTAAACGTATAACTTGCTAGAATACCCTTTGCTGAGGTAATGTCTATTGGGCGTTGGCACTTGGAAGGACTTGAGACACAATTGCCAAGGGATATATCATGTTTCATATCACAAGAAACATGAGCTCAAATAATAACATCGTCTAGCCTAGCAAGTAGCAAAATTGGTGAACTACAGCACTGGATCAATGAACAACTCATTAGGTACAAGCAGACAAGTTCTCCACAGAGAACATGACATATTAAAGGTGTATGCTTGCTTTCAGCCTCACAAAAGCCCACTACTGTTGACTAAATACCAAAAATGAGATGCCTGTCAGAATTTAGAACGCTGCCATATTTTGAGCCATTGATAAGCACACATTATTACATACTGCAAACAATACGCAAAGTATGCTCTTGTTATGTTCGTGGCTATTGTCGCTGAACACAATCACTTCATGAATCAGTGAAAACATAACTCTACCACCTATGGAAGAAATGCAAAACTAAATAACAAGCCCCATCCGTGGAATCAATTGCTGATTCGCTGTATAGTGGAGCCCGTCGTCTCCAACTTTTAACTGCAAGGACTACATTTCGGCCACCGGATGAATCAACCTTGAATGAGCATGTTTTGCATTCTTTAAGGAAGGAATTAAGATTATGAGTTGTGGTCTGACTTTGCATCATGATCTGGACAAGATTTAATCTAACTAGCACAATACTTAGGAGCAAATGCAGAGACGGTGTCTTCCATCTTGCTATACTTTTGTGTCTGAACCAAATTTCAATCACTTTACTACACAAGTATTATTCCAGTTATGACAAAAGGTAAACCAAAAGTCTGAAGCTATGAACCACCAGAATGCACGTGGTAACAAAAGCACCGCATACCTGTCCGAGCAACTCAATC
The Triticum urartu cultivar G1812 unplaced genomic scaffold, Tu2.1 TuUngrouped_contig_4630, whole genome shotgun sequence genome window above contains:
- the LOC125528095 gene encoding uncharacterized protein LOC125528095; amino-acid sequence: MPTPFSACRFAAHWVADALAGDEALDFSLIKALVGVLPESLAGAPEETRERVALRCLGGTLRVDATRSCEELLIELLGQVGSSGSLEKDMLLPFGKDIQKFICIKTPALPETSFELLREVNTDITCMVPPPPVEKGGKNNGIDQSLCSINPDHDVNAERHGCPTDSSDLQRESVTDFVSETFTRNVQKDPMVPTPDFHEPSTRCYDRPQEDTIGVGVSVRSAQTSPSSDNRNMPITAEPASATCSATLLRGNTGLMSKQVAAETTMSQEKSPTTILQQESCGDKYKNSFHDNDGERSHGNGTNIHLSKNLSHEGLTMQATVAPDSDRSTDALLATTSETRSLPEFVTVDGTGVIAELHGRKTRRSSLQHDSSEKASHVLDEGSARIETVEKDSGHNERNLRTAGVVPSVSCNGAVQGDKSETNLLQENATGPSTLFKEKKDKVLLEVSFADKANPALHDDGNILENNTSYGRKTALVSPCCNATSNVHRSNDSPSGFAAACLLSLMGNMPSCSQDKDANGSTQGFTEQDLCIKCGKDGQLLKCSSCSLVSHESCFGSSVTFDVSGQFYCPLCFYTKASEAYQKAKKTYLEARKNLSAFLGTQQFPKEHHEQSTGKQQTATNSKDHSNEHNTSKRQGQSEADDLSHKGEEPGEQREKQRTNDTSDVHPEEGQLNGCDASKRQGNHQSDTYNLSHKDLEPGQQRKKQKTNAKSGACPEGVITEKASFGLNCDIAPNKDCVLQNKRKQVEQSAEGAEAHEDGNGNSFYAVQHSSQNRCSPVANQTVEAEKHDSLTNSHDPKSSDEIEATSSNNSGKRSSPPWRNMRHHKARFQEKETVVSCNAKKPLRCQDQQMPSPSSKQYQHKRYIPPLAPPGRRPKLCWTEEEEQALRDAMLKFTPKDDAPIPWTQILEYGKDTFHRSRLASDLRVKWRNMKKKSGS